Genomic segment of Sodaliphilus pleomorphus:
GGCCGAAGCAGATCATGATCAGGTTGGTATAGTCACAGTTGTAGAAACCTGTGAAATGCCAGAACTGAGTCAGATTGCTTGATATGATATCAAATATACTTGCTAACATAACTACGCAATTACCATGATAGTGTCGCCCTCGAGCACCGAGTCCTCTTTGGCAACGTTGATACTCTTAACCGTACCGTCTTTACCGGCCTTGATTTCGTTGCCCATCTTCATGGCTTCAAGGATGCACACCACGTCGTCGGCCTTCACTGCCTGGCCTTCCTTGACATAGAGTTCCTTGATGGTGCCAGGCAGTGGCGACTCGATTACGAAGTCGCCTGCAGCAGCCTTGGCAGCTGCTTTCTTGGGCTTGGCTACAGGAGCTGCCGCCACTGCAGCAGGAGCAACCTTCTTGACAACGTGCGAGATCTTGGGCTGGTCTTCGAGCTCTACCTTGTAGCTCTTGCCGTTGACCTCGACTTGGGCAACGTTGTTCTCGTCGACATTACCAAC
This window contains:
- a CDS encoding acetyl-CoA carboxylase biotin carboxyl carrier protein — its product is MKEYKYKINGNEYTVAVGNVDENNVAQVEVNGKSYKVELEDQPKISHVVKKVAPAAVAAAPVAKPKKAAAKAAAGDFVIESPLPGTIKELYVKEGQAVKADDVVCILEAMKMGNEIKAGKDGTVKSINVAKEDSVLEGDTIMVIA